Proteins from one Chromatiales bacterium 21-64-14 genomic window:
- a CDS encoding N-glycosyltransferase, translating to MTGIVPVLEAIQRNDVYLVALVFFAVYPILTSVVWMTTSFFFWFRREKDSPALAALESAPLVSVLIAAHDEEQVIGRALDAACALDYPSFEVVVVDDGSTDRTASIVGQYVQQGRVRLIRKQQNEGKAMALNDALPCLNGEIVLIMDADAEPQPEVLRYMVPHFSSSRVGAVTGNPRVYNVGSLLCRLQLIEFTSIVSLLRRSQRVWGRILTVSGVVTAFRKSALLDVDGFSPDMPTEDIELTWKLQKRFWDVRYEPNAVLLMRVPSTLRGLVHQRLRWARGLMQVMRRHHDVMTHWRFRRLWPVFVEAALSTLWAVCFVILTILWIVSYSVGYPPVGAHPIPNLWGMLIATFALAQLLVGSLMDRRYDPETLKYYPYAVFYPIIYWMIMSLTTVIALPALFRKPVRGSIRWTTKREVEKE from the coding sequence ATGACCGGCATCGTTCCGGTTCTGGAGGCGATCCAGCGCAACGACGTCTACCTGGTCGCGCTGGTCTTCTTCGCTGTATATCCGATTTTGACCAGCGTCGTCTGGATGACGACCTCGTTCTTTTTCTGGTTCCGCCGCGAGAAGGACAGCCCAGCGCTTGCGGCGCTGGAATCCGCGCCCCTGGTTTCGGTGCTGATTGCGGCTCACGACGAGGAACAGGTCATCGGCCGCGCCCTGGACGCGGCGTGCGCGCTGGATTACCCATCCTTCGAGGTGGTGGTGGTAGATGATGGTTCCACGGACCGTACGGCGTCCATCGTCGGGCAATATGTTCAGCAGGGCAGAGTGCGCCTGATCCGCAAGCAACAGAACGAAGGTAAGGCGATGGCGCTGAACGACGCCCTGCCGTGCCTGAATGGCGAGATTGTGTTGATCATGGATGCGGATGCAGAGCCTCAGCCTGAGGTACTGCGTTATATGGTGCCGCACTTCTCGAGTTCCCGAGTGGGCGCCGTGACCGGAAATCCGCGCGTGTACAATGTTGGTTCGCTGCTGTGCCGCCTGCAACTCATCGAGTTCACTTCCATCGTGAGCCTGCTGCGTCGCTCGCAGCGGGTGTGGGGCCGTATTCTTACGGTGTCAGGCGTGGTGACGGCGTTTCGCAAGTCGGCGTTATTGGACGTGGATGGCTTTAGCCCCGATATGCCCACCGAGGACATCGAACTGACCTGGAAGCTTCAGAAGCGCTTCTGGGACGTACGCTACGAGCCCAATGCGGTGTTGCTCATGCGGGTGCCGTCTACCCTTCGTGGCTTGGTCCACCAACGTCTGCGGTGGGCGCGTGGGCTCATGCAGGTAATGCGCCGGCATCACGACGTGATGACCCATTGGCGGTTCCGGCGTCTGTGGCCGGTGTTTGTGGAAGCGGCGTTGTCCACGTTGTGGGCGGTATGTTTCGTCATTCTCACCATCCTTTGGATCGTCTCCTACAGTGTCGGCTACCCCCCGGTGGGCGCGCATCCGATCCCGAATCTCTGGGGTATGCTGATCGCCACCTTTGCGCTGGCCCAGCTGTTGGTCGGATCGCTGATGGATCGGCGCTATGACCCGGAAACCCTGAAATACTATCCCTACGCGGTGTTCTACCCGATCATCTACTGGATGATTATGTCGCTGACCACGGTCATTGCGTTACCGGCCCTGTTCCGTAAACCCGTGCGCGGATCGATACGCTGGACCACCAAGCGGGAAGTGGAAAAGGAGTAG
- a CDS encoding ribonuclease III, producing MRDVLPGLPEPVRASPLLTRALTHRSVSQEHYERLEFVGDAILGFLIAEHLYTHLPAADEGALSRTRAALVCKRTLATIAEEQGIVPCIRVAVPEIAYRASVRADVVESLLGCSYLVCGMDAARRLVDRVYAERLRDLSPHAQHKDPKTRLQDWAQRRKRPLPHYEVVCIHGPEHTPVFEVACRVDGLPAPTLGTGPSRREAEKAAARQALRLLRVDTT from the coding sequence ATGCGCGATGTCCTTCCAGGGCTTCCCGAGCCGGTTCGTGCGTCACCGCTTCTGACCCGCGCGCTTACCCATCGCAGCGTTTCCCAAGAGCACTACGAGCGGCTTGAGTTCGTCGGCGACGCCATCCTCGGTTTTCTGATTGCAGAACACCTCTATACCCACCTTCCCGCCGCCGACGAAGGCGCCCTCTCGCGAACCCGGGCTGCTCTGGTGTGTAAGCGCACCCTGGCGACGATCGCCGAGGAACAAGGGATTGTCCCCTGCATTCGTGTAGCCGTCCCCGAGATTGCCTACAGGGCGTCGGTGCGCGCGGATGTCGTGGAATCGCTGCTCGGGTGCAGCTATCTGGTCTGCGGAATGGATGCCGCGCGCCGGCTCGTCGACCGCGTCTACGCCGAACGCCTGCGCGATTTATCACCTCACGCCCAGCACAAGGATCCGAAGACCCGGCTGCAGGACTGGGCCCAGCGGCGTAAACGCCCGCTTCCGCACTATGAGGTGGTTTGCATACACGGACCCGAACATACCCCCGTATTCGAGGTCGCCTGCCGCGTTGATGGATTGCCCGCGCCCACCCTCGGCACCGGCCCCTCCAGGCGCGAGGCCGAAAAGGCCGCTGCCCGCCAGGCACTACGATTGCTGCGGGTCGACACCACCTGA